Proteins encoded within one genomic window of Coleofasciculus chthonoplastes PCC 7420:
- the trxA gene encoding thioredoxin: protein MVLSVNEQTFKQYVLENSKMVLVDFWAPWCGLCRLIQPILEDVQQEWSDRIEVVRVNADNSLRLASTYQLKSLPTLLLFENGQLVERLEGFQGRDDLRLAIQNLIGNNQSQFSASIGGGLTHTTSATQSAA from the coding sequence ATGGTGTTGTCGGTGAACGAGCAGACGTTTAAGCAATACGTTTTAGAAAACTCCAAGATGGTTCTGGTTGATTTTTGGGCACCTTGGTGTGGGCTGTGCCGCCTAATCCAGCCAATCTTGGAGGACGTACAGCAGGAATGGAGCGATCGGATTGAAGTGGTGCGGGTGAATGCGGATAATAGTCTCAGGCTTGCCAGTACCTATCAACTCAAATCTTTACCCACCTTGCTTTTATTTGAAAACGGTCAGTTAGTGGAGCGATTAGAAGGCTTTCAAGGACGAGATGACTTGCGCTTGGCGATTCAAAATTTGATCGGGAACAATCAATCGCAGTTTTCCGCCTCTATTGGCGGAGGTTTAACTCATACTACCAGTGCAACTCAATCAGCCGCCTAG
- a CDS encoding aminotransferase class I/II-fold pyridoxal phosphate-dependent enzyme → MEVVKEYVQRWYESGLAPDEYVCHQKQGNLVEIESVATGKRQTVLTFCTNDVLGLVQNEAVRQAAVDAIFQYGTSNSSTSVLSGRIDLHRQLEQEISEFKHLPHTQLFLNAWMAMQALMDAFCHLAIPVPGFQHTRETLILTDVLNHGCILSAVVNAGTRSGKLFGHSPRVRVRAYRHCDVEDLSRKLRRYARPQDRIMVISDAVFSMDGDIAPLPDMIEVLRHYEGSVLVMDEAHASGAIGATGGGIYEHFGILPQYTMEQGVVPLIMTTFSKFAASAGAAISSPLAELIPLLNVSPTSIGTVSLSPPLAAAALESIRQVRRHPDMVKKLQANTRYLRSRLVEAGFDAIGETNVIPVILPSEINPKLFGQYMLENHGIWVSPIWFIAKPRIRMTANALHTKEEMDKLVAAMVATRDFLYKPMISA, encoded by the coding sequence GTGGAAGTTGTCAAAGAGTACGTCCAGCGGTGGTACGAAAGTGGATTAGCGCCCGACGAATATGTTTGCCATCAAAAGCAGGGAAATTTAGTCGAGATAGAATCAGTCGCCACAGGAAAGCGTCAGACGGTTCTCACGTTCTGTACGAATGATGTCTTGGGTCTGGTTCAGAACGAGGCGGTTCGCCAAGCAGCGGTTGATGCTATTTTTCAATATGGTACGTCCAACAGTTCAACCTCAGTCCTGAGTGGTCGCATCGATTTGCATCGGCAGCTCGAGCAAGAGATTTCGGAGTTTAAGCACCTACCCCATACCCAACTCTTTTTGAATGCGTGGATGGCGATGCAAGCCCTAATGGATGCGTTCTGCCATTTGGCTATTCCCGTTCCTGGCTTTCAGCATACCCGTGAGACATTAATTTTGACTGATGTCCTCAACCATGGCTGTATTCTCTCAGCCGTCGTCAACGCGGGAACTCGTTCTGGAAAGTTATTTGGTCATAGTCCGCGTGTGCGGGTGAGAGCCTATCGCCACTGTGATGTAGAGGACTTATCGCGGAAACTGCGTCGCTATGCTCGTCCCCAAGATCGAATTATGGTGATTTCTGATGCAGTGTTCTCCATGGATGGGGATATTGCCCCCCTCCCCGATATGATCGAGGTGCTGCGACATTACGAAGGCAGTGTCTTGGTGATGGATGAAGCTCATGCTAGTGGGGCGATTGGGGCGACAGGTGGCGGCATCTATGAGCATTTTGGCATCCTACCCCAATACACCATGGAGCAAGGTGTTGTGCCGCTGATTATGACCACATTCTCTAAGTTTGCCGCATCAGCAGGGGCGGCAATTAGCAGTCCTCTGGCAGAATTGATTCCCTTATTAAATGTTTCGCCCACGTCTATCGGTACGGTTTCCTTGTCGCCACCTCTAGCAGCCGCCGCCTTAGAGAGCATCCGTCAGGTGCGCCGTCATCCCGACATGGTGAAAAAGCTTCAGGCAAATACTCGCTACTTGCGATCGCGCTTAGTCGAAGCCGGATTTGATGCCATTGGTGAAACGAACGTGATCCCGGTTATTTTACCCTCAGAAATTAATCCGAAATTGTTTGGTCAGTATATGTTAGAGAATCATGGGATTTGGGTATCACCCATTTGGTTTATTGCTAAACCCCGTATCCGGATGACGGCAAATGCTCTGCATACTAAGGAGGAAATGGATAAATTAGTCGCCGCCATGGTAGCAACACGAGATTTTTTATATAAACCCATGATCAGCGCCTAA
- a CDS encoding Uma2 family endonuclease → MELPPNPPYLVLYIESDYTSSSVDKQSIYAALGVPELWRYTRQTLQVYQLVEGEYEPREQSMTFPFLPVTEIPGFIEQSNLQGQRTAVRLFRQRIRELLQNQ, encoded by the coding sequence ATTGAATTACCGCCTAACCCACCCTACCTGGTATTATATATTGAGTCAGATTATACCAGTTCCTCTGTTGATAAACAATCTATTTATGCGGCGCTGGGTGTTCCAGAATTGTGGAGATATACTCGTCAAACTCTCCAGGTTTATCAATTAGTTGAAGGAGAATATGAACCGAGAGAACAAAGCATGACGTTTCCCTTTTTACCTGTAACCGAGATTCCCGGTTTTATTGAACAAAGTAATCTCCAGGGACAGCGAACAGCCGTGCGGTTGTTTCGCCAACGAATTCGAGAACTTTTACAAAATCAATAG
- a CDS encoding Uma2 family endonuclease, with translation MTTTTQTLTLADFLKLPETQPPREFMDGKIYQKPIPQGKHSTLQICLANTVNEVGFPEKIAYAFPELRCTFGGRSIVPDVAVFQWERIPFDADGEVANVFECSPDWTIEILSSDRSQTKVTDNILFCLRDQTRLGWLIDPHEKAVICFYPNQLPEIIRQPEDRLPVPDFLSLQLTIEQVFSWLKLGQRL, from the coding sequence ATGACAACAACAACTCAAACCCTCACCCTAGCTGACTTTCTCAAACTTCCTGAAACCCAACCACCTAGAGAATTTATGGACGGTAAAATCTATCAAAAACCCATACCACAAGGGAAACACAGCACTCTCCAAATATGCCTCGCCAATACAGTAAACGAGGTGGGATTTCCTGAAAAAATAGCTTATGCTTTCCCAGAATTGCGCTGCACGTTTGGCGGACGCTCTATTGTGCCAGATGTTGCGGTATTTCAATGGGAGAGAATTCCCTTCGATGCTGATGGAGAAGTAGCAAACGTATTTGAATGTTCTCCAGATTGGACAATTGAAATTCTTTCATCAGATCGGTCACAAACAAAGGTAACAGATAATATTTTATTCTGTCTCAGAGATCAAACCCGTTTGGGGTGGTTAATTGACCCCCATGAGAAAGCAGTAATCTGTTTTTATCCCAATCAATTACCAGAAATTATACGACAACCAGAGGATAGACTACCTGTACCCGATTTCCTCAGTCTACAGCTAACTATTGAACAGGTATTCTCCTGGTTGAAACTGGGACAGCGTTTGTAA
- a CDS encoding NAD-dependent epimerase/dehydratase family protein, which translates to MKALVTGANGFTGSHLVKALEQRGDTVVGFVRKSSNLQRLSDCQVELVYGDISDRDALKTAMTGVDWVFHTAAYVELGLVDAKEMERVNVEGTRAVLEVAQAVGVAKLVYCSTIGVFGDTKGQVVNETFQRQQTDFSGAYDSTKYQAQQIVDQFAAQGLPVVSILPSGIFGADDPHFGPVLKQFLKGGLKVWAGGDRITGIVHVDDLANAMILAAQKGQPGEKYIISAGDLSTREMFTLLSQDTGIPVPVEAPKPLVRLAGNILDPIGRLLNWQPPLSRERVHYVYDRCVRVDATKARQDLGWNPRSVSQTLSEIVRIMKTQS; encoded by the coding sequence ATGAAAGCCCTAGTCACCGGAGCCAACGGATTTACCGGTTCTCATTTAGTTAAAGCCTTAGAACAACGGGGGGATACCGTTGTCGGTTTCGTCCGCAAGTCTAGCAACCTTCAGCGTCTCTCGGATTGCCAAGTCGAACTGGTTTACGGCGATATTAGCGATCGCGACGCCCTAAAAACAGCCATGACTGGGGTAGACTGGGTATTTCACACCGCTGCTTATGTGGAATTAGGACTCGTGGATGCCAAAGAAATGGAACGGGTGAATGTTGAGGGAACTCGCGCTGTTTTAGAGGTGGCTCAAGCGGTTGGTGTAGCCAAACTCGTCTACTGTAGCACCATTGGCGTGTTTGGTGACACTAAAGGTCAAGTGGTGAATGAAACCTTTCAACGCCAACAAACCGACTTTTCCGGGGCTTATGACAGCACCAAATACCAAGCCCAACAAATTGTAGACCAATTTGCCGCCCAAGGCTTACCCGTGGTGAGTATCCTCCCGTCTGGTATCTTTGGTGCAGATGACCCCCATTTTGGTCCCGTACTCAAGCAATTTCTCAAAGGCGGCTTAAAAGTATGGGCGGGGGGCGATCGCATTACCGGAATTGTCCACGTTGATGACTTAGCTAACGCCATGATTCTGGCAGCCCAAAAAGGTCAACCGGGCGAAAAATATATCATTTCGGCGGGCGATCTTTCCACCCGTGAGATGTTCACCCTTCTCAGTCAAGACACTGGGATTCCAGTTCCGGTGGAAGCCCCCAAACCCTTGGTGAGACTCGCCGGAAACATCCTTGACCCCATCGGACGCCTGTTGAATTGGCAACCGCCCCTGAGTCGGGAACGGGTGCATTACGTCTATGATCGGTGCGTGCGCGTCGATGCAACCAAAGCGCGTCAAGACTTAGGCTGGAATCCGCGATCGGTATCCCAAACCCTCAGTGAGATTGTCAGGATCATGAAAACCCAATCCTAG
- a CDS encoding IS200/IS605 family accessory protein TnpB-related protein has translation MRCPHHLTRYRQAQVKLHQKKRYAHKLKQKISNIKASPLHVNLGNKYTVEMVGSKDESYGNQICQLDLIGSELHIRVPYGLELRYGKYIQFPIRLPKHGTDNLATAWYNKQALTYRFIQKSLTEWEIHITFDVEPAPRITAPVSWGAIGVDLNPNCIGWAMTDFDGNLDGFGQFKVNIQSQPKGRTEALLVDVVTQLTNLALEHKRPIVVEKLDFSDKKKRLRELNARARRMLSNLAYSKFLKLLLARCFKLGIQVIEVNPAYSSWIGLIKFMSTYGMNSATAAAFVLARRGMFLSERLPARTAYQGREPRKHVWSHWRLVAKLLKGSSRHSFYQPRLTVYSLVTLCCGWGITG, from the coding sequence ATGCGGTGTCCTCATCATTTAACCCGATACAGGCAAGCCCAAGTCAAACTTCATCAGAAGAAACGGTATGCCCACAAGTTAAAGCAGAAGATATCCAATATCAAAGCGTCTCCCTTGCACGTAAACTTGGGGAACAAGTATACCGTGGAGATGGTTGGTTCCAAGGATGAATCCTACGGAAATCAGATTTGCCAGTTGGACTTAATCGGCTCCGAACTTCATATTCGAGTTCCTTATGGACTAGAATTGCGATATGGGAAATATATTCAGTTTCCTATCCGTTTACCCAAACATGGAACCGATAACCTAGCAACAGCCTGGTACAACAAGCAAGCTTTAACCTATCGATTCATTCAAAAAAGTCTAACGGAGTGGGAAATCCATATCACCTTTGATGTCGAACCGGCACCCAGGATAACTGCCCCCGTTTCTTGGGGAGCTATTGGTGTAGATCTCAATCCCAACTGTATCGGCTGGGCGATGACTGACTTTGACGGAAATCTGGATGGCTTTGGTCAATTCAAGGTTAATATCCAGTCTCAACCTAAAGGACGTACTGAGGCTCTCTTGGTTGATGTCGTAACCCAACTGACAAACCTCGCCCTAGAACATAAGCGCCCCATCGTTGTCGAAAAGCTCGACTTTAGCGATAAGAAAAAACGGTTGCGCGAACTAAATGCAAGGGCTCGCCGTATGCTGAGTAACTTGGCTTACTCAAAATTTCTTAAACTTCTATTAGCTAGATGCTTCAAACTGGGCATCCAAGTGATTGAGGTCAATCCGGCTTACAGTAGCTGGATTGGATTGATTAAGTTCATGTCTACTTATGGAATGAACTCTGCCACAGCTGCTGCCTTTGTGCTAGCGCGACGTGGGATGTTTTTATCGGAAAGACTGCCAGCCAGAACCGCCTACCAAGGAAGGGAACCACGGAAGCACGTCTGGTCACACTGGCGGTTGGTGGCGAAACTCCTCAAAGGTTCGTCTCGCCACTCCTTTTACCAGCCTAGACTAACAGTCTACTCGCTTGTTACGCTCTGCTGCGGATGGGGAATCACCGGATGA
- the sipA gene encoding regulatory protein SipA, with the protein MSEEFKVGDRVRLIALPRYVKTAEPMPMLRPPDVISIGEEGVILDRRPGGFWGVRFSKGAFLLDSQYLETVESHQHSDPNPPSSSPE; encoded by the coding sequence ATGTCTGAAGAATTTAAAGTTGGCGATCGCGTTCGCCTAATTGCCCTACCCCGCTATGTTAAAACAGCCGAACCTATGCCGATGCTGCGACCTCCGGACGTGATTAGCATTGGTGAAGAAGGGGTGATCCTTGATCGACGTCCCGGCGGATTTTGGGGAGTTCGCTTTTCTAAGGGCGCTTTTTTACTGGATAGTCAATACCTTGAGACAGTAGAGAGTCATCAGCATTCTGATCCCAATCCGCCCTCATCCTCTCCCGAATAA
- a CDS encoding LysR family transcriptional regulator, with product MSDLPFTLDQLRILKAIASEGSFKRAADSLYVSQPAVSLQVQNLERQLDVPLFDRGGRRAQLTEAGHLLLSYGEKILTLCQETCRAIEDLQNLQGGTLIVGASQTTGTYLLPRMIGLFRQQYPDVSVQLQVHSTRRTSWSVSNGQVDLAIIGGEVPTELQETLHIMPYSEDELAFILPAFHPLAKVGTVHKEDLYKLQFIALDSQSTIRKVIDQVLTRCDIDTRRLKIEMELNSIEAIKNAVQSGLGAAFVSISAIEKELQMGVLHRATIEGVVVKRTLSLIVNPHRYRSKAAEAFSREILPQFAPPGWEEKPPSSPPITAPKLNSASSQPASSQSTG from the coding sequence ATGTCTGACCTTCCTTTCACTCTCGATCAACTCCGGATTCTCAAAGCAATCGCTTCTGAGGGGAGTTTTAAACGTGCGGCGGATAGTTTGTACGTTTCCCAACCGGCTGTGAGTTTACAAGTGCAAAACTTGGAACGACAGCTTGATGTCCCCTTATTTGACCGAGGCGGGCGTCGCGCTCAATTGACAGAAGCCGGACACTTACTCCTAAGCTACGGTGAAAAGATTCTCACCCTTTGTCAGGAAACCTGTCGGGCGATTGAGGATTTACAGAATCTCCAGGGTGGGACGCTGATTGTGGGCGCCTCTCAAACCACGGGAACCTATCTCTTACCTCGAATGATTGGCTTGTTTCGACAGCAGTATCCGGATGTGTCGGTACAATTACAAGTCCACTCAACGCGCCGTACTTCTTGGTCTGTGTCCAATGGACAGGTTGATTTAGCTATCATTGGCGGTGAAGTCCCCACGGAACTTCAAGAAACGTTACATATTATGCCCTACTCGGAAGACGAGTTGGCGTTCATTTTACCCGCCTTCCACCCCCTGGCAAAGGTGGGAACCGTGCATAAGGAGGATTTGTATAAGTTACAATTTATTGCACTCGACTCCCAATCCACGATTCGTAAGGTAATCGACCAGGTTCTCACGCGCTGTGATATTGATACCCGACGCCTGAAGATTGAGATGGAACTCAACTCAATTGAGGCAATTAAAAACGCCGTGCAATCAGGATTGGGTGCAGCATTTGTATCTATTTCAGCCATCGAAAAAGAATTGCAAATGGGTGTCTTACACCGAGCAACGATAGAAGGCGTCGTGGTGAAGCGAACGCTGTCTTTAATCGTCAATCCCCATCGCTACCGTTCCAAAGCCGCCGAAGCCTTCAGTCGGGAAATTTTGCCCCAGTTTGCGCCTCCAGGATGGGAAGAAAAACCCCCTTCCTCGCCGCCAATAACTGCTCCTAAATTGAATTCGGCATCGTCTCAACCTGCATCGTCTCAATCGACAGGTTAA
- a CDS encoding sirohydrochlorin chelatase, giving the protein MPTVDTTHFTPDSLSLPPLPLNRPLLMIGHGSRDMQGRQGFLDFAQAYQGLDSSRPVVPCFLELTTPSIQEGVDQCVAQGYTEFSVLPILLFAARHNKFDVTNELDRAKARHPQIRFYYGRHFGITPAILELWHRRLAELDQPSENSSMSSIPRSETVLLVVGRGSSDPDANGDVYKLARLLWEGSGYKTVEICFIGITHPRLEEGFNRARLFQPKRIIVLPYFLFTGVLVKKIFDITAQQQEQYPDITMTCLPEMGIQPELLSVLREREIETQLGQVQMNCELCKFRLAAVGDNTGHTHNHDHGHHHDHHHHSHNHSEHPPDPYAEPEAYHQRIWQVP; this is encoded by the coding sequence ATGCCGACTGTAGATACGACTCATTTCACCCCAGATTCACTATCTTTGCCACCACTCCCCCTTAACCGCCCCCTGTTAATGATTGGTCACGGTAGCCGGGATATGCAAGGGCGTCAGGGGTTTTTGGATTTTGCCCAGGCTTACCAAGGGTTAGACTCGTCTCGCCCGGTTGTTCCTTGTTTTCTGGAATTAACTACTCCCAGTATTCAGGAGGGCGTAGACCAATGTGTGGCACAAGGGTATACAGAATTCTCCGTCCTGCCGATTTTGCTATTTGCAGCGCGACATAATAAATTTGATGTCACCAACGAGTTAGACCGCGCTAAAGCCAGACATCCGCAAATCCGATTCTATTATGGGCGTCATTTTGGCATTACTCCGGCAATTCTGGAGTTATGGCATCGGCGACTGGCTGAACTGGATCAACCATCAGAGAACAGTTCAATGTCCTCAATTCCCAGAAGTGAAACGGTTCTTCTAGTTGTTGGTCGCGGTTCTAGTGATCCCGATGCCAATGGTGATGTTTACAAATTAGCGCGTCTGCTCTGGGAAGGCAGTGGCTACAAAACGGTGGAAATCTGCTTTATTGGGATTACTCATCCCCGGTTAGAGGAAGGATTCAATCGCGCTCGACTTTTCCAGCCTAAGCGGATTATTGTTCTGCCTTATTTCCTGTTTACTGGAGTGCTGGTGAAAAAAATATTTGATATCACAGCGCAGCAGCAGGAGCAATATCCGGATATTACGATGACCTGTTTACCGGAAATGGGTATTCAACCGGAATTACTCTCGGTATTGCGGGAACGAGAAATCGAGACGCAACTGGGACAGGTGCAGATGAATTGTGAATTGTGTAAGTTCCGATTAGCGGCAGTGGGGGATAATACGGGTCACACTCATAATCATGATCACGGTCATCACCATGATCATCACCACCATAGCCATAATCACTCAGAGCATCCTCCTGACCCTTACGCTGAACCCGAAGCTTACCATCAGCGCATTTGGCAAGTTCCTTAA
- a CDS encoding MraY family glycosyltransferase: MDLYSFLESLGIANPSGSGWLAVIFTFGLAWGVTWCLIPAVRSFALQVGWADQPNARRLNQEPLPNAGGLAIYAGVIAALVLATLLRPIVIEGVLAQVLTILLGGSILVLVGFIDDQFGLPAYVRLFSQTLTALLLIASDIRIETPFGTPIDPIFSIVLTWLWVVGITNAINLMDGMDGLAGGISFITAMSLLAVSAQFETRAAATLLLAALGGAALGFLRHNFYPSRIIMGDAGAYFFGYVLAATSILGNLKVTTVFALVPPAFFLLLPVLDTTQVFVRRLMAGKNPLKTPGKDHLHHRLLAWGFSQRHAAFTLWGVTLACNGLAMKLQGMTSMVIIVTSGTIIILLSFTLWQRLQAK; the protein is encoded by the coding sequence ATAGATTTGTACAGCTTCCTAGAGTCTCTCGGCATTGCTAACCCTAGTGGCAGTGGCTGGCTAGCAGTTATATTCACCTTCGGGTTAGCGTGGGGGGTAACCTGGTGTTTGATTCCAGCAGTACGCTCATTTGCACTGCAAGTGGGTTGGGCGGATCAACCGAATGCCCGACGACTCAATCAAGAACCCCTACCTAACGCGGGTGGATTGGCAATTTATGCGGGTGTCATAGCGGCGCTAGTCCTGGCTACTCTATTAAGACCCATTGTCATCGAAGGCGTCTTAGCCCAAGTGCTGACGATTTTGCTCGGTGGTTCCATCCTCGTCCTCGTGGGCTTTATCGATGACCAATTTGGTCTACCTGCGTATGTACGCCTGTTTAGTCAAACCCTTACCGCCCTCTTACTGATTGCCAGCGATATCCGCATCGAAACGCCTTTTGGCACTCCCATTGACCCAATATTCTCCATTGTGTTGACCTGGTTGTGGGTTGTGGGAATTACCAATGCGATTAATTTAATGGATGGAATGGATGGTTTGGCGGGTGGGATCAGCTTCATTACCGCCATGAGTTTGTTAGCAGTTTCGGCGCAATTTGAAACGAGAGCCGCCGCCACCTTACTTTTGGCAGCCTTAGGAGGTGCTGCACTGGGATTTTTACGACACAATTTCTATCCCTCCCGAATCATTATGGGAGATGCGGGGGCTTACTTTTTTGGCTATGTGCTAGCCGCAACCAGTATTTTAGGCAACCTGAAAGTGACGACGGTATTTGCTCTAGTACCGCCCGCATTCTTTTTATTATTGCCTGTGCTAGATACGACTCAGGTATTTGTTCGGCGACTCATGGCGGGAAAAAACCCACTGAAAACTCCAGGCAAAGATCACTTACACCACCGCTTACTAGCTTGGGGTTTTTCTCAACGTCATGCGGCTTTTACCCTGTGGGGGGTGACGTTGGCATGTAACGGACTGGCGATGAAACTGCAAGGGATGACCTCAATGGTGATTATTGTTACAAGTGGTACTATAATTATTCTTCTAAGTTTTACCCTTTGGCAAAGACTACAGGCGAAATAA
- a CDS encoding NnrU family protein: MAGLLLSFAIAHSGLAALRPWAEQRIGARFYRILFALVSLSLAVVLIIYFFNHRYDGIQLWRVQGIPGIKSLVWWLSAVSFLFLYPATFNLLEIAAIQKPQVHLYETGIIRITRHPQMVGQVIWCIAHTLWIGTSFTLLTSVGLILHHCFGVWHGDQRLSKRYGDAFESVKERTSVFPFLALIQGRQTLKWEEFIRPAYLGVIGFVGLLWWAHPLLMRATAQINW, encoded by the coding sequence ATGGCTGGACTACTTTTGAGCTTTGCGATCGCGCATAGTGGTCTAGCTGCATTGCGACCTTGGGCTGAACAACGGATTGGCGCGAGGTTCTATCGAATTTTATTTGCTCTGGTTAGCCTATCTCTTGCTGTTGTATTAATTATTTACTTTTTCAACCACCGCTATGATGGGATTCAATTGTGGCGGGTGCAGGGAATTCCGGGGATCAAGTCCCTAGTCTGGTGGCTTTCAGCGGTTTCTTTTTTGTTTCTGTACCCTGCTACATTTAACCTGTTAGAAATCGCCGCCATCCAGAAACCCCAAGTTCATCTCTACGAAACCGGAATCATTCGGATTACCCGACATCCGCAAATGGTGGGACAGGTAATTTGGTGTATTGCTCACACCCTCTGGATTGGCACAAGCTTCACTCTACTCACCTCGGTAGGATTAATTTTGCACCATTGTTTTGGCGTTTGGCATGGGGATCAACGGCTTTCCAAACGCTATGGCGACGCCTTTGAGTCTGTCAAGGAGCGTACCTCGGTTTTTCCTTTCCTGGCGCTAATTCAGGGACGCCAAACCCTGAAATGGGAAGAATTTATCCGTCCCGCCTATCTAGGCGTAATTGGCTTTGTCGGCTTGTTGTGGTGGGCGCATCCCCTACTTATGCGAGCAACTGCCCAAATAAATTGGTAA